A region of Streptomyces sp. NBC_01267 DNA encodes the following proteins:
- a CDS encoding Bax inhibitor-1/YccA family protein codes for MRSSNPVFSRRGFSRDNGYAGFNAAPQAGGPAVGTNPYVTNPYATNPYAPDPHGPQAPARTNAMTMDDVVSRTAMTLGTVAVAAVLAWTLLPVSTTSYGLAFGSALVAFVLAMVQSFKRTPVPALILGYAFFEGIFLGVISEMYNSQWAGAPFQAVLGTMAVSGATLFMYKQRWIRVTARYARMGMTVAFAFMGLLLVNLLLVVTGVADQGGLRSFGPLGALVGIAAILIGCFFLTLDFKQIEDGIAFGAPREESWLAAFGLTVSLVWIYTEMLRLVAIFSGD; via the coding sequence ATGAGGAGCAGCAACCCGGTCTTCTCGCGACGGGGCTTCAGCCGCGACAACGGCTACGCGGGCTTCAACGCGGCACCGCAGGCCGGGGGCCCCGCGGTAGGGACCAACCCGTACGTGACGAATCCGTATGCCACGAATCCGTACGCGCCCGACCCGCACGGCCCGCAGGCGCCCGCCCGTACCAACGCGATGACGATGGACGACGTCGTCTCCCGCACGGCCATGACGCTCGGCACCGTCGCGGTCGCCGCCGTACTGGCCTGGACGCTGCTGCCGGTCTCCACCACCAGCTACGGGCTGGCCTTCGGCTCCGCGCTGGTCGCCTTCGTGCTGGCCATGGTGCAGTCCTTCAAGCGCACGCCGGTGCCCGCTCTGATCCTCGGTTACGCGTTCTTCGAGGGCATCTTCCTCGGCGTGATCAGCGAGATGTACAACAGCCAGTGGGCGGGTGCGCCCTTCCAGGCGGTGCTGGGCACGATGGCGGTCTCGGGCGCCACGCTGTTCATGTACAAGCAGCGCTGGATCCGGGTGACCGCGCGCTACGCCCGCATGGGCATGACCGTCGCCTTCGCGTTCATGGGGCTCCTGCTGGTCAATCTGCTGCTGGTCGTCACCGGGGTGGCCGACCAGGGCGGGCTGCGCAGCTTCGGTCCGCTCGGTGCGCTCGTCGGGATCGCGGCGATCCTGATCGGCTGCTTCTTCCTGACGCTGGACTTCAAGCAGATCGAGGACGGCATCGCCTTCGGCGCCCCGCGCGAGGAGTCGTGGCTGGCCGCGTTCGGTCTGACGGTGTCGCTCGTGTGGATCTACACGGAGATGCTGCGGCTCGTTGCGATCTTCAGCGGTGACTAG
- a CDS encoding NAD(P)/FAD-dependent oxidoreductase, giving the protein MSTTERPRILVVGGGYVGLYAARRILKKMRYGEATVTVVDPRSYMTYQPFLPEAAAGSISPRHVVVPLRRVLPKAEVLTGRVTTIDQDRKVATVAPLVGEAYELPFDYLIIALGAVSRTFPIPGLAEQGIGMKGVEEAIGLRNHVLEQLDKADSTTDEDVRRKALTFVFVGGGFAGAETIGEVEDMARDAAKYYTNVKREDMRFVLVDVADKILPEVGPKLGAYGKEHLESRGVEVYLKTGMDSCVDGHVVLNNGLEVDANTLVWTAGVKPNPVLARYGLPLGPRGHVDTSEKLQVQGTDYIWAAGDNAQVPDMVGRKAGNPNAWCPPNAQHALRQAKVLGDNVISGMRGFPQGTYEHANKGAVAGLGLHKGVAMIVVGKMKIKVKGRLAWYMHRGYHGLAVPTWNRKIRVVADWTLAMFLKREVVSLGAMETPREEFYEAAKPAPRPAAVPAETEKAKA; this is encoded by the coding sequence ATGAGCACCACGGAGCGTCCCAGGATCCTCGTAGTTGGAGGCGGGTACGTAGGCCTGTACGCAGCTCGACGCATTCTCAAGAAGATGCGCTACGGCGAAGCGACCGTCACGGTCGTGGACCCGCGCTCGTACATGACGTACCAGCCCTTCCTCCCCGAAGCTGCTGCCGGCAGCATCTCGCCTCGGCATGTCGTCGTCCCGCTGCGACGCGTGCTGCCCAAGGCTGAGGTTCTCACCGGCCGAGTCACCACGATCGACCAGGACCGCAAGGTCGCCACGGTCGCGCCGCTCGTCGGCGAGGCCTACGAGCTGCCCTTCGACTACCTGATCATCGCGCTCGGCGCGGTCTCCCGTACCTTCCCGATCCCCGGCCTCGCCGAGCAGGGCATCGGTATGAAGGGTGTCGAGGAGGCCATCGGCCTGCGCAACCACGTCCTGGAGCAGCTCGACAAGGCTGACTCGACGACCGACGAGGACGTCCGCCGCAAGGCGCTCACGTTCGTCTTCGTCGGCGGTGGCTTCGCGGGTGCGGAGACCATCGGCGAGGTCGAGGACATGGCCAGGGACGCCGCCAAGTACTACACCAACGTCAAGCGCGAGGACATGCGCTTCGTGCTGGTCGACGTGGCCGACAAGATCCTTCCCGAGGTCGGGCCGAAGCTCGGCGCGTACGGCAAGGAGCACCTGGAGTCCCGCGGTGTCGAGGTCTACCTCAAGACCGGCATGGACTCCTGCGTCGACGGCCACGTGGTCCTGAACAACGGCCTCGAGGTCGACGCCAACACCCTCGTGTGGACCGCGGGCGTCAAGCCGAACCCGGTACTGGCCCGCTACGGCCTGCCGCTCGGTCCCCGTGGCCACGTGGACACCTCCGAGAAGCTCCAGGTGCAGGGCACGGACTACATCTGGGCCGCGGGCGACAACGCCCAGGTGCCGGACATGGTCGGCCGCAAGGCCGGCAACCCGAACGCCTGGTGCCCGCCGAACGCCCAGCACGCGCTGCGTCAGGCCAAGGTCCTCGGTGACAACGTCATCTCCGGGATGCGCGGCTTCCCGCAGGGCACCTACGAGCACGCCAACAAGGGTGCGGTGGCGGGCCTCGGCCTGCACAAGGGTGTCGCGATGATCGTCGTCGGCAAGATGAAGATCAAGGTCAAGGGCCGTCTCGCCTGGTACATGCACCGTGGCTACCACGGCCTCGCGGTGCCGACCTGGAACCGCAAGATCCGCGTCGTCGCCGACTGGACGCTCGCGATGTTCCTCAAGCGCGAGGTGGTCTCGCTCGGCGCCATGGAGACTCCCCGCGAGGAGTTCTACGAGGCGGCCAAGCCGGCCCCCCGTCCGGCCGCGGTTCCGGCCGAGACCGAGAAGGCCAAGGCCTGA
- a CDS encoding DUF501 domain-containing protein: METPPPQTDRTEPTDADIAAFKEQLGRPPRGLRAIAHRCPCGNPDVVETAPRLEDGTPFPTTYYLTCPRAASAIGTLEANGVMKEMTERLGTDPELAAAYRAAHEDYIARRDAIEVLEGFPSAGGMPDRVKCLHVLVGHSLAAGPGVNPLGDEAIAMLPEWWRKGPCVSPCGGPGEG; this comes from the coding sequence ATGGAAACGCCCCCTCCGCAGACCGACCGCACCGAGCCCACCGACGCGGACATCGCCGCGTTCAAGGAGCAGCTCGGCCGCCCGCCCCGCGGGCTGCGCGCCATCGCGCACCGCTGCCCGTGCGGCAACCCGGACGTCGTCGAGACCGCCCCGCGTCTGGAGGACGGCACTCCGTTCCCGACGACGTACTACCTGACGTGCCCGCGTGCGGCTTCCGCGATCGGCACGCTGGAGGCGAACGGGGTCATGAAGGAGATGACCGAGCGGCTCGGTACGGACCCCGAACTGGCCGCCGCGTACCGGGCGGCGCACGAGGACTACATTGCACGGCGTGACGCGATCGAGGTCCTGGAGGGCTTCCCCAGCGCGGGCGGCATGCCGGACCGGGTGAAGTGTCTGCACGTGCTCGTCGGGCACTCGCTGGCCGCCGGGCCGGGCGTGAACCCGCTCGGGGACGAGGCGATCGCGATGCTGCCGGAGTGGTGGCGCAAGGGGCCGTGCGTGTCGCCGTGCGGCGGGCCGGGCGAGGGCTGA
- a CDS encoding Ppx/GppA phosphatase family protein, whose translation MTRVAAIDCGTNSIRLLIADADPATGELVDLDRRMTIVRLGQDVDRTGRLAPEALERTFAACKEYAEAIKAHGAKHLRFVATSASRDAENRDAFVSGVLDILGVEPEVITGDQEAEFSFTGATKELTGQGGEYLVVDIGGGSTEFVVGGEHVSAARSVDIGCVRLTERHVRHDPPTLGEITAVRADIADALDLAAETVPLTGDRTLVGLAGSVTTIAAIALGLDTYDSSAIHHSRITAGQVAEVAGSLLSATHEERAAIPVMHPGRVDVIVAGAMILHAVMQRTGASEVVVSEHDILDGIAWSLT comes from the coding sequence ATGACTCGCGTTGCCGCCATCGACTGCGGTACCAACTCGATCCGTCTGCTCATCGCCGACGCCGACCCCGCCACCGGTGAACTCGTCGATCTCGACCGGCGGATGACCATCGTCCGGCTCGGTCAGGACGTCGACCGGACCGGGCGCCTCGCGCCCGAGGCGCTGGAGCGGACCTTCGCCGCCTGCAAGGAGTACGCCGAGGCCATCAAGGCCCACGGGGCGAAGCATCTCCGCTTCGTCGCCACCTCCGCCTCCCGGGACGCCGAGAACCGCGACGCCTTCGTGAGCGGGGTGCTGGACATCCTCGGTGTCGAGCCCGAGGTGATCACCGGTGACCAGGAGGCCGAGTTCTCCTTCACCGGGGCCACCAAGGAGCTGACAGGGCAGGGCGGGGAGTACCTGGTGGTGGACATCGGGGGCGGCTCGACCGAGTTCGTCGTCGGTGGTGAACACGTCAGTGCCGCCCGGTCGGTGGACATCGGCTGCGTACGGCTGACCGAACGTCACGTCCGGCACGACCCGCCGACCCTCGGGGAGATCACCGCGGTCCGCGCCGACATCGCCGACGCGCTCGACCTGGCCGCGGAGACCGTCCCGCTGACGGGCGACCGTACGCTCGTCGGCCTCGCCGGATCGGTGACCACGATCGCCGCCATCGCGCTGGGCCTCGACACGTACGACTCCTCGGCGATCCACCACTCGCGGATCACCGCCGGGCAGGTCGCCGAGGTCGCCGGTTCGCTGCTCTCGGCGACCCACGAGGAGCGCGCGGCGATCCCCGTGATGCATCCCGGGCGGGTCGACGTGATCGTGGCGGGGGCGATGATCCTGCACGCCGTCATGCAGCGCACGGGGGCCTCGGAAGTGGTCGTCAGCGAGCACGACATCCTCGACGGGATCGCCTGGTCGCTCACCTGA
- a CDS encoding ABC transporter ATP-binding protein, whose amino-acid sequence MTTTTTARRSTAVAARATELSKVYGHGETQVVALDSVSVDFRQGEFTAIMGPSGSGKSTLMHCVAGLDTFSSGSVRIGETELSTLKDKQLTQLRRDKIGFIFQAFNLLPTLTAAENITLPMDIAGRKPDKAWLANVIEMVGLKDRLSHRPTQLSGGQQQRVAVARALASQPEIIFGDEPTGNLDSRSGAEVLGFLRNSVRELGQTVVMVTHDPVAAAYADRVIFLADGRIVDEMLSPTADGVLDRMKEFDARGRTS is encoded by the coding sequence GTGACCACGACCACCACCGCTCGCCGCTCCACCGCGGTGGCCGCTCGCGCCACCGAACTGTCGAAGGTGTACGGCCACGGCGAGACCCAGGTGGTCGCCCTGGACAGCGTCTCCGTGGACTTCCGGCAGGGCGAGTTCACCGCGATCATGGGCCCGTCCGGTTCCGGCAAGTCGACGCTGATGCACTGCGTGGCAGGCCTGGACACGTTCAGCTCCGGTTCCGTACGGATCGGTGAGACCGAACTGAGCACCCTCAAGGACAAGCAGCTCACCCAGCTGCGCCGGGACAAGATCGGCTTCATCTTCCAGGCGTTCAACCTGCTGCCCACGCTGACCGCGGCCGAGAACATCACGCTGCCGATGGACATCGCGGGCCGCAAGCCCGACAAGGCGTGGCTGGCGAACGTCATCGAGATGGTGGGGCTCAAGGACCGGCTCAGCCACCGGCCCACCCAGCTCTCCGGCGGCCAGCAGCAGCGCGTGGCGGTGGCCCGCGCGCTGGCCTCGCAGCCCGAGATCATCTTCGGCGACGAGCCGACCGGGAACCTGGACTCCCGCTCGGGGGCGGAGGTGCTGGGCTTCCTGCGCAACTCCGTACGGGAACTGGGCCAGACCGTCGTCATGGTGACCCACGACCCGGTGGCCGCCGCCTACGCGGACCGGGTGATCTTCCTCGCGGACGGCCGGATCGTCGACGAGATGCTGTCGCCCACCGCCGACGGCGTGCTCGACCGGATGAAGGAGTTCGACGCCCGGGGCCGGACCAGCTGA
- the eno gene encoding phosphopyruvate hydratase, whose protein sequence is MLVPSIDVVVAREILDSRGNPTVEVEVGLDDGSTGRAAVPSGASTGAFEAIELRDGDPNRYQGKGVEKAVLAVIEQIGPELVGYDATEQRLIDQAMFDLDATENKGSLGANAILGVSLAVAHAASEASDLPLFRYLGGPNAHLLPVPMMNILNGGSHADSNVDIQEFMIAPIGAESFSEALRWGAEVYHTLKKVLKTKGLSTGLGDEGGFAPNLESNRAALDLILEAIKEAGYAPGKDIALALDVAASEFYKDGTYEFEGKSRSAAEMTEYYEELVASYPLVSIEDPLFEDDWAGWNVLTEKLGSKIQIVGDDLFVTNPERLARGIEENSANALLVKVNQIGSLTETLDAVELAQRNGFKCMMSHRSGETEDVTIADLAVATNCGQIKTGAPARSERVAKYNQLLRIEEILDDAAVYAGRSAFPRFRSS, encoded by the coding sequence ATGCTAGTGCCGTCGATCGACGTCGTCGTAGCCCGGGAAATCCTGGACTCCCGAGGTAACCCCACGGTCGAGGTCGAGGTCGGCCTCGACGACGGCAGCACGGGTCGTGCTGCAGTTCCGTCCGGTGCTTCCACCGGTGCGTTCGAGGCCATCGAGCTTCGCGACGGTGACCCGAACCGTTACCAGGGCAAGGGCGTCGAGAAGGCCGTCCTCGCCGTCATCGAGCAGATCGGCCCGGAGCTCGTCGGCTACGACGCCACCGAGCAGCGGCTGATCGACCAGGCGATGTTCGACCTGGACGCCACCGAGAACAAGGGCTCGCTCGGCGCCAACGCCATCCTCGGCGTCTCGCTCGCCGTGGCGCACGCCGCCTCCGAGGCCTCGGACCTCCCGCTCTTCCGCTACCTGGGCGGCCCGAACGCGCACCTGCTGCCCGTTCCGATGATGAACATCCTGAACGGTGGGTCGCACGCCGACTCCAACGTGGACATCCAGGAATTCATGATCGCCCCGATCGGTGCGGAGTCCTTCTCCGAGGCCCTGCGCTGGGGCGCCGAGGTCTACCACACCCTCAAGAAGGTCCTGAAGACCAAGGGTCTGTCGACCGGCCTCGGTGACGAGGGCGGCTTCGCGCCGAACCTGGAGTCGAACCGCGCCGCCCTCGACCTCATCCTCGAGGCCATCAAGGAAGCCGGTTACGCCCCGGGCAAGGACATCGCGCTCGCGCTGGACGTCGCCGCCTCCGAGTTCTACAAGGACGGCACGTACGAGTTCGAGGGCAAGTCCCGCTCGGCCGCCGAGATGACCGAGTACTACGAGGAGCTCGTCGCCTCGTACCCGCTGGTCTCCATCGAGGACCCGCTCTTCGAGGACGACTGGGCCGGCTGGAACGTCCTCACCGAGAAGCTGGGCTCCAAGATCCAGATCGTCGGCGACGACCTCTTCGTCACCAACCCGGAGCGCCTGGCCCGTGGCATCGAGGAGAACTCGGCCAACGCCCTGCTCGTCAAGGTCAACCAGATCGGTTCGCTGACCGAGACCCTGGACGCCGTCGAGCTGGCCCAGCGCAACGGCTTCAAGTGCATGATGTCCCACCGCTCCGGCGAGACCGAGGACGTCACCATCGCCGACCTGGCCGTCGCCACCAACTGCGGCCAGATCAAGACCGGCGCCCCGGCCCGCTCCGAGCGCGTCGCCAAGTACAACCAGCTCCTGCGCATCGAGGAGATCCTGGACGACGCCGCGGTGTACGCGGGCCGTTCGGCATTCCCGCGCTTCCGCTCCAGCTGA
- a CDS encoding FtsB family cell division protein, with product MAGNRDRFSTATRLKALGEQTAARVYRSQSKRQARRPRLTGRAAVLLMVLCTLVVALAYPMRQYVSQRNDIADQRRQVHDAKARVEELRDEKARLQDDAYVERLAREQLHYVRPGETSYIVVDPDSRTQRPEKQGAADRPWYANLWDGVDSADHDKTH from the coding sequence ATGGCAGGGAACCGGGACCGGTTCTCCACCGCGACCAGACTGAAGGCACTCGGCGAGCAGACCGCGGCCCGCGTCTACCGCTCCCAGTCGAAGCGCCAGGCGCGCAGGCCCCGGCTCACCGGCCGGGCGGCGGTCCTGCTGATGGTGCTCTGCACGCTGGTGGTGGCCCTGGCGTATCCGATGCGGCAGTACGTGTCGCAGCGCAACGACATCGCCGACCAGCGACGTCAGGTGCATGACGCGAAGGCCAGGGTGGAGGAGCTGCGGGACGAGAAGGCCCGGCTCCAGGACGACGCGTACGTGGAGCGGCTGGCCCGCGAGCAACTGCACTACGTGCGGCCGGGGGAGACGAGCTACATCGTCGTCGACCCCGACTCCCGCACGCAGCGCCCCGAGAAGCAGGGGGCGGCCGACCGGCCCTGGTACGCGAACCTGTGGGACGGCGTGGACAGCGCCGACCACGACAAGACGCACTAG
- a CDS encoding ABC transporter permease encodes MFRTALRNVLAHKARLLMTVLAVMLGVAFVSGTLVFTDTLGHAFRNQSAKSYDKTAVAVTSYRQDHGSKQNPGVSAAALEKIGRLDGVTSATGRVSGFAGVADRNGKLIGNGWSNSGGNFAPGPQGKDAQYTFTDGSGPVKNGQIALDQDTADKGKYHVGDTVRVATNGPVQKYTLSGVFTTEDGAVSAGGSLVLFDTAVAQKLYLEPGYFQDVNISAASGTSATQLLSQVRPLLPENATAQTGKQLADDQAKQIEKGMSGLNQMLLAFAGVALFVGIFLISNTFTMLVAQRTKELALLRAVGASRKQVTRSVLAEALVVGLVASAVGFGLGIGLAVGLRSAMGAFGAKVPGGPLIVAPTTALAALLVGVLITMLAAWLPARRAARIPPVAAMGSAHLPASTKSLVVRNVIGGVITLLGAAVIVAGAAAGSDGRMMIAAGAFLALIGVIVLIPLLSRPVIALVRPLLNRLFGVSGKLAGQNAVRNPRRTGATASALAIGLTLVTGLSVLGATMSQAVDRVTTDNIKADYMVQMANGMPLAPSTVTALDHAKGVTAVSPHIGTQLILGGEGLSVSGVAPGAVQQVLNVRTVSGSLATLGKGEVAIAQKTADRHHWKPGSKLPVTYLDEKKGELTVGAVFEDNQFVSDVLASTTVVTPHEKKPEIREIFVKTDGGSSKAAEQSLVNAMGDNPAISVMDQKDIRNAFGGMINTALNIMYGLLAMALIIAVLGVVNTLAMSVFERQQEIGMLRAIGLDRAKVKRMIRLEAVVISVFGAVVGIVLGSFLAWAIGQTIRSSIPHYVLVMPWGRIGIFLLLAAFVGVLASLWPARSAARLNMLTAIKTE; translated from the coding sequence ATGTTCCGTACCGCCTTGCGCAACGTGCTCGCGCACAAGGCCAGGCTGCTGATGACCGTACTCGCCGTGATGCTCGGCGTGGCCTTCGTCTCCGGCACCCTGGTCTTCACCGACACCCTCGGCCACGCCTTCCGCAACCAGTCGGCGAAGAGCTACGACAAGACCGCCGTCGCCGTCACCTCCTACCGCCAGGACCACGGCAGCAAGCAGAACCCCGGCGTCAGCGCGGCGGCCCTGGAGAAGATAGGGCGGCTGGACGGGGTCACCTCGGCCACCGGCCGGGTCTCCGGATTCGCCGGGGTCGCCGACCGGAACGGCAAGCTGATCGGCAACGGCTGGTCCAACTCCGGCGGGAACTTCGCACCCGGACCGCAGGGCAAGGACGCCCAGTACACCTTCACCGACGGCTCGGGCCCGGTGAAGAACGGTCAGATCGCCCTCGACCAGGACACCGCGGACAAGGGCAAGTACCACGTCGGCGACACCGTGCGGGTGGCGACCAACGGGCCGGTGCAGAAGTACACCCTCTCCGGTGTCTTCACCACCGAGGACGGCGCGGTCAGCGCGGGCGGCAGCCTGGTCCTCTTCGACACGGCCGTGGCGCAGAAGCTCTATCTGGAGCCCGGCTACTTCCAGGACGTCAACATCTCCGCCGCGTCCGGTACGTCCGCCACGCAGCTCCTCTCCCAGGTGAGGCCGCTGCTGCCGGAGAACGCCACCGCGCAGACCGGCAAGCAGCTCGCCGACGACCAGGCCAAGCAGATCGAGAAGGGCATGTCGGGGCTCAACCAGATGCTCCTCGCCTTCGCCGGAGTCGCCCTCTTCGTCGGGATCTTCCTGATCTCCAACACCTTCACCATGCTGGTCGCCCAGCGCACCAAGGAGCTGGCGCTGCTGCGCGCGGTCGGCGCCTCCCGCAAGCAGGTCACCCGGTCGGTGCTCGCCGAGGCCCTGGTGGTCGGTCTGGTGGCGTCCGCGGTCGGCTTCGGGCTGGGTATCGGGCTGGCCGTCGGACTGCGCTCCGCGATGGGCGCGTTCGGTGCGAAGGTGCCGGGCGGTCCGCTGATCGTGGCGCCCACCACCGCGCTGGCCGCGCTGCTGGTCGGCGTACTGATCACGATGCTCGCCGCCTGGCTGCCCGCCCGCCGGGCCGCGAGGATCCCGCCGGTGGCCGCGATGGGCAGTGCGCACCTGCCCGCGTCGACCAAGTCCCTGGTGGTGCGGAACGTCATCGGCGGCGTCATCACCCTGCTCGGCGCGGCCGTGATCGTGGCGGGCGCGGCGGCCGGTTCCGACGGCCGGATGATGATCGCGGCCGGTGCCTTCCTGGCCCTGATCGGCGTGATCGTGCTGATCCCGCTGCTGTCCCGGCCGGTCATCGCCCTCGTACGGCCGCTGCTGAACCGGCTGTTCGGGGTGTCCGGGAAGCTGGCGGGCCAGAACGCGGTCCGTAACCCGCGCCGCACCGGCGCCACCGCGTCCGCCCTCGCGATCGGGCTCACCCTGGTCACCGGGCTCTCGGTGCTCGGCGCCACGATGAGCCAGGCCGTGGACCGGGTGACCACGGACAACATCAAGGCCGACTACATGGTCCAGATGGCGAACGGCATGCCGCTGGCCCCCTCCACGGTCACCGCGCTGGACCACGCGAAGGGCGTCACCGCGGTCTCGCCGCACATCGGCACCCAGCTGATCCTGGGCGGCGAAGGCCTCTCGGTCTCCGGTGTCGCTCCCGGCGCCGTCCAGCAGGTGCTGAACGTCAGGACGGTCTCCGGCTCGCTGGCCACGCTCGGCAAGGGCGAGGTCGCGATCGCGCAGAAGACGGCCGACAGGCACCACTGGAAGCCCGGCAGCAAGCTGCCGGTGACGTACCTGGACGAGAAGAAGGGCGAACTGACCGTCGGCGCGGTCTTCGAGGACAACCAGTTCGTCTCCGACGTGCTGGCCTCCACCACGGTGGTGACCCCGCACGAGAAGAAGCCCGAGATCCGCGAGATCTTCGTCAAGACGGACGGCGGCAGCAGCAAGGCGGCCGAGCAGTCCCTGGTGAACGCGATGGGCGACAACCCCGCCATCTCGGTCATGGACCAGAAGGACATCCGCAACGCGTTCGGCGGCATGATCAACACGGCGCTGAACATCATGTACGGGCTGCTCGCGATGGCCCTGATCATCGCGGTGCTCGGGGTCGTCAACACCCTGGCGATGTCGGTCTTCGAGCGCCAGCAGGAGATCGGGATGCTCCGGGCGATCGGCCTGGACCGGGCCAAGGTGAAGCGGATGATCCGGCTGGAGGCCGTGGTGATCTCGGTCTTCGGCGCGGTCGTCGGGATCGTGCTGGGTTCGTTCCTGGCCTGGGCGATCGGCCAGACCATCAGGTCGAGCATCCCGCACTACGTCCTGGTCATGCCGTGGGGCCGGATCGGCATCTTCCTGCTGCTCGCGGCGTTCGTCGGGGTGCTGGCCTCGCTCTGGCCGGCCCGCAGCGCCGCCCGGCTGAACATGCTGACGGCGATCAAGACCGAGTAG
- a CDS encoding SAM-dependent methyltransferase: MADAALRLTTLAEELLGAPLPVRIRAWDGSESGPPGTPVLVIRHRRALRRLLWKPGELGLARAWVAGEIDVDGDLYAALGLLAGLIWERGDDEADTKKARHPLLDPKLRAAARGLLDIGGLLPPPPPPPEEIRNRRGTIHTKRRDKQAISHHYDVGNDFYELVLGPSMVYSCAYWDEDSTLETAQRDKLDLVCRKLALKEGMRLLDVGCGWGSMAIHAAREYGVQVTGVTLSREQAAYARKRIAEEGLTDRIEIRVQDYRDVRDGPYDAISSIGMAEHVGSVRYREYADDVFALLKPGGRLLNHQIARRPEADESAYEIDEFIDAYVFPDGELAPLGRTVSILEEAGFEARDVETLREHYALTLREWVARLEANWQEAVRLTSPGRARVWRLYMAASALAFEHNRIGVNQVLAVKTPESGASGLPRRARDWRRTH, from the coding sequence ATGGCCGACGCCGCGCTGCGGCTGACCACTCTTGCCGAGGAGCTGCTGGGAGCCCCGCTCCCGGTCCGTATCCGGGCCTGGGACGGCAGCGAGTCCGGGCCCCCGGGGACACCCGTCCTGGTGATCCGTCACCGTCGGGCCCTCAGGCGGCTGTTGTGGAAGCCGGGAGAGCTGGGACTCGCCCGTGCCTGGGTGGCCGGTGAGATCGACGTGGACGGTGATCTGTACGCCGCGCTCGGGCTGCTGGCCGGACTGATCTGGGAGCGCGGCGACGACGAGGCGGACACCAAGAAGGCCCGCCACCCGCTGCTCGACCCGAAACTGCGGGCCGCCGCCCGGGGGCTGCTGGACATCGGCGGGCTGCTTCCCCCGCCGCCCCCGCCGCCCGAGGAGATCCGCAACCGCCGCGGCACGATCCACACCAAGCGCCGCGACAAGCAGGCCATCAGCCACCACTACGACGTGGGCAACGACTTCTACGAGCTGGTGCTCGGGCCCTCGATGGTCTACTCCTGCGCCTACTGGGACGAGGACTCCACCCTGGAGACCGCCCAGCGCGACAAGCTCGACCTGGTCTGCCGCAAACTGGCGCTCAAGGAAGGCATGCGGCTGCTCGACGTCGGCTGCGGCTGGGGCTCGATGGCCATCCACGCGGCCCGCGAGTACGGCGTACAGGTCACCGGCGTCACCCTCTCCCGCGAGCAGGCGGCGTACGCGCGCAAGCGCATCGCCGAGGAGGGCCTGACCGACCGGATCGAGATCCGCGTCCAGGACTACCGGGACGTCAGGGACGGCCCCTACGACGCGATTTCGTCCATCGGGATGGCCGAGCACGTCGGCTCGGTGCGCTACCGGGAGTACGCGGACGACGTCTTCGCCCTGCTGAAGCCGGGCGGACGGCTGCTCAACCACCAGATCGCCCGCCGCCCCGAGGCGGACGAATCGGCCTACGAGATCGACGAGTTCATCGACGCGTACGTCTTCCCGGACGGGGAGCTCGCGCCGCTCGGCCGCACCGTGTCGATCCTGGAGGAGGCGGGCTTCGAGGCCCGTGACGTCGAGACCCTCCGCGAGCACTACGCGCTGACCCTGCGCGAGTGGGTGGCCAGGCTGGAGGCGAACTGGCAGGAGGCGGTCCGGCTGACGAGTCCGGGCCGGGCCAGGGTCTGGCGGCTGTACATGGCGGCCTCGGCGCTCGCCTTCGAGCACAACCGGATCGGCGTCAACCAGGTGCTGGCCGTGAAGACCCCGGAGAGCGGGGCCTCCGGGCTGCCGCGCCGGGCGCGTGACTGGCGCCGGACGCACTGA